From Rhodovastum atsumiense, a single genomic window includes:
- a CDS encoding HU family DNA-binding protein, with amino-acid sequence MSKAFIAQVIQESTNLTGTASNRAAGDLMAAIVKELKKNGRFTLPSFGTFIVRKTKARKGLNPRTGEAIKVKAGKTVRFKASPTLKKAV; translated from the coding sequence ATGTCGAAAGCCTTCATCGCACAGGTCATCCAGGAGTCCACCAACCTGACCGGCACGGCCTCGAACCGCGCCGCGGGCGACCTGATGGCTGCCATCGTCAAGGAACTGAAGAAGAACGGCCGCTTCACGCTGCCCAGCTTTGGCACTTTCATTGTCCGCAAGACCAAGGCGCGCAAGGGCCTGAACCCGCGCACCGGCGAGGCGATCAAGGTGAAGGCGGGAAAAACCGTTCGCTTCAAGGCCTCGCCTACGCTGAAGAAGGCGGTCTGA